The following coding sequences lie in one Flavobacterium cyclinae genomic window:
- a CDS encoding murein hydrolase activator EnvC family protein has product MANKRLKRQLLLRKLFNKRRLVILNEDTFEETFSLKLNLMNVFVVGTLGAIIIIFVTTYIIAFTPLREYIPGYASSKLKQEAMDMAIKSDSLEKSVKINNAYIASIKKVLTGDLEYAKLNKDSIKALDAADLDLSGLTATEKEEELRDQVIKEDKYNVFESSKPKVSFVLFPPAQGAILQKYNVANKHLAVKIALTNNTPIKAVATGTIIFSDWTPSSGYVVIVRHKDDILSVYKNAASVTKTQGNIVKSGEVIALAGNTNSVLNSGATLHFELWKDGFPIDPTQFINFN; this is encoded by the coding sequence ATGGCTAATAAAAGGCTAAAAAGACAACTTTTATTAAGAAAATTATTCAATAAGAGAAGGTTAGTTATTCTAAACGAGGACACTTTTGAAGAAACTTTTTCATTAAAATTAAATTTAATGAACGTCTTTGTTGTGGGGACATTAGGAGCAATAATAATCATTTTTGTTACCACCTATATTATTGCTTTTACGCCACTTCGCGAATATATTCCAGGTTATGCTTCTTCTAAATTAAAGCAGGAAGCAATGGATATGGCTATAAAATCAGATTCTTTAGAAAAGTCGGTAAAAATCAATAATGCTTATATTGCTTCTATCAAAAAAGTACTTACAGGTGATTTAGAATATGCCAAATTAAATAAAGATTCTATTAAAGCCTTAGATGCTGCAGATTTAGATTTATCAGGACTTACCGCAACTGAAAAAGAAGAAGAATTAAGAGATCAAGTTATAAAAGAAGATAAGTACAATGTTTTTGAATCTTCTAAACCAAAGGTTAGTTTTGTGTTATTTCCTCCAGCACAAGGAGCTATTTTACAAAAATATAATGTTGCTAATAAACATTTAGCAGTGAAAATTGCATTAACCAATAACACTCCAATTAAAGCCGTTGCAACAGGAACTATTATTTTTTCTGATTGGACTCCTAGTTCGGGTTATGTGGTGATTGTACGCCATAAAGATGATATTTTATCTGTTTATAAAAACGCGGCTTCAGTAACAAAAACTCAAGGAAATATAGTAAAATCTGGAGAAGTAATCGCTTTAGCTGGAAATACAAATTCCGTTCTTAATTCGGGTGCTACATTGCATTTTGAATTATGGAAAGATGGTTTCCCAATTGATCCAACGCAATTTATCAATTTCAATTAA
- a CDS encoding Tex family protein, producing MTHIQFIQNQINIAPKSIEATIKLLSEDCTIPFISRYRKDQTGNLDEVQIEAISKLNKQFDEIIKRKESIIKSIEEQNALSPELKAKIENSFDLQELEDFYLPYKKKKKTKADVARENGLEPLAKIIMSQSRSVGTDDIEFLASKYLNANVKNEDEALQGARDIIAEWINENIFIRKNLRRLFQRKAEITTKVVKTKKDDEAAQKFSQYFDWSEPISKAPSHRLLAMLRAEAEGFVKLNVAIEKEEALNFIEENIIKNKNSDATEHLELAIKDSYKRLLEPAISNETLQEAKAKADIKAIDVFSENLRQLLLAPPLGEKRILAIDPGYRTGCKVVCLDEKGDLLNNETIYPHAPQNDTAMAMKKIRSMVNAYNIEAISIGNGTASRETEFFIKKIAFDKPVQVFVVSEAGASVYSASKIAREEFPNYDVTVRGSVSIGRRLSDPLAELVKIDPKSIGVGQYQHDVDQTKLQSALDSTVMSCVNSVGININTASKSLLSYVSGIGEKMAENIVAYRSENGPFEDRKQLKKVPRLGEKAYQQAAAFIRIRDGKNPLDNSAVHPEAYPIVEKMAKDLGIKTNELIANKEKIAQIKPENYITTEIGILTLKDILKELEKPGLDPRKAAKIFEFDPNVRSISDLKTGMILPGIVNNITAFGCFVDLGIKESGLVHISQLKEGYVSDVNEVVKMHQHVQVKVVEVDEARKRIQLTMIL from the coding sequence ATGACCCACATTCAATTCATTCAAAACCAAATCAACATTGCTCCAAAAAGCATTGAAGCTACTATAAAATTACTTTCTGAAGATTGTACGATTCCGTTTATTTCGCGTTACCGAAAAGATCAAACTGGAAATTTAGATGAGGTTCAAATCGAAGCTATTTCGAAATTAAACAAGCAATTTGATGAAATCATTAAGCGAAAAGAAAGCATTATAAAATCGATTGAAGAGCAAAATGCACTTTCGCCAGAATTGAAAGCTAAAATTGAAAATAGTTTTGATTTACAAGAATTGGAAGATTTCTATTTACCTTATAAAAAGAAGAAAAAAACCAAAGCTGATGTCGCTCGTGAAAATGGATTAGAACCGTTGGCAAAAATCATTATGAGTCAATCCCGAAGTGTCGGGACTGATGATATTGAGTTTTTAGCATCGAAATATTTGAATGCAAACGTTAAAAATGAAGACGAAGCCTTACAAGGCGCTCGCGATATCATTGCGGAATGGATTAACGAAAACATATTTATTCGTAAAAATTTACGTCGCTTATTCCAACGAAAAGCTGAAATCACAACTAAAGTCGTTAAAACTAAAAAAGATGACGAAGCGGCTCAAAAATTCTCCCAATATTTCGATTGGTCAGAACCGATTTCCAAAGCACCATCGCATCGTTTATTAGCTATGTTGCGAGCTGAAGCGGAAGGTTTTGTGAAATTAAATGTCGCAATCGAAAAAGAAGAAGCCTTAAATTTTATCGAAGAAAATATTATCAAAAATAAAAATTCGGATGCAACCGAACATTTAGAATTAGCGATAAAAGACAGCTACAAACGTTTGTTGGAACCAGCAATTTCAAACGAAACCTTGCAAGAAGCAAAAGCAAAAGCCGACATAAAAGCGATTGATGTGTTTTCCGAAAATTTACGTCAGTTACTATTAGCACCACCATTAGGCGAAAAACGAATTTTAGCTATCGACCCTGGTTATAGAACTGGTTGTAAAGTAGTGTGTTTAGATGAAAAAGGAGATTTATTAAATAACGAAACCATTTATCCACATGCACCACAAAACGATACCGCTATGGCGATGAAAAAAATTCGTTCCATGGTGAATGCGTACAATATTGAAGCCATTTCTATTGGAAATGGAACAGCTTCTCGTGAAACGGAGTTTTTTATCAAAAAAATTGCTTTTGATAAACCGGTTCAAGTTTTTGTGGTTTCGGAAGCGGGAGCATCGGTATATTCTGCGAGTAAAATTGCGAGAGAAGAATTTCCAAATTACGATGTAACCGTTCGTGGTTCTGTTTCGATTGGAAGAAGACTTTCTGACCCATTGGCAGAATTGGTAAAAATTGATCCAAAATCTATCGGTGTTGGACAATATCAGCACGATGTAGATCAAACTAAGTTACAATCAGCATTAGATAGCACGGTGATGAGTTGCGTGAATTCTGTTGGGATTAACATCAATACTGCTAGTAAATCATTATTGAGTTATGTTTCAGGAATTGGTGAAAAAATGGCGGAAAATATTGTGGCTTATCGTTCAGAGAACGGGCCTTTTGAAGATAGAAAGCAACTGAAAAAAGTGCCACGTTTGGGAGAAAAAGCTTATCAACAAGCCGCAGCTTTCATTAGAATTCGCGATGGGAAAAATCCATTGGATAATTCAGCTGTTCACCCTGAAGCGTATCCTATTGTGGAAAAAATGGCAAAAGATTTAGGCATCAAAACCAATGAATTAATCGCTAATAAAGAAAAAATCGCTCAAATAAAACCTGAAAATTATATCACAACTGAAATAGGGATTTTAACTTTAAAAGATATTCTAAAAGAGTTAGAAAAACCAGGTTTAGATCCAAGAAAAGCAGCAAAAATTTTCGAATTCGATCCAAATGTTCGCTCTATTTCTGATTTAAAAACCGGCATGATTTTACCAGGAATTGTGAATAATATTACGGCTTTTGGATGTTTTGTAGATTTAGGTATCAAAGAAAGTGGTTTGGTGCACATTTCGCAATTGAAAGAAGGCTATGTTTCGGATGTAAACGAAGTGGTAAAAATGCACCAACACGTGCAAGTAAAAGTCGTTGAGGTGGACGAAGCAAGAAAACGCATTCAGTTGACGATGATTTTGTAA
- a CDS encoding carboxypeptidase-like regulatory domain-containing protein, giving the protein MKSLLFFFLTISLSAQIRGVVKDSISSEPIPFVNIWVENETIGTTSEPNGSFSLDIKEEKVLVFSALGYEVKKASSRTDIILLKPKVFELKEVVIEQPKFKNEIEVGNYETSGFRIGLGNINSAVYFKPYDEMITHPFLKEIKFLTKSDIDNAKIRIKILSVNTDNSPGESLIDEEIIVSVKKGKSKNKVDLTEYRLKIPLVGFFISFEKLLIEDNKHYSEYTYKDNQGNKVTRKSMSIEPELCFIPIEHDIIWQSTINGNWTKSKKHILKNPKSYENLLMRKYHDKYLAPSMTITLTN; this is encoded by the coding sequence ATGAAATCATTACTCTTTTTCTTTTTAACAATATCCCTTTCCGCACAAATTCGCGGCGTAGTAAAAGACAGTATTTCTAGCGAACCCATTCCGTTTGTGAATATTTGGGTGGAGAATGAAACGATTGGCACTACTTCTGAACCCAACGGTAGTTTTTCATTAGATATAAAAGAAGAAAAAGTCTTAGTTTTTTCGGCATTGGGGTATGAAGTAAAAAAAGCATCTTCAAGGACAGATATAATTTTATTGAAACCAAAAGTTTTTGAGTTGAAGGAAGTGGTTATTGAACAACCAAAATTTAAGAATGAAATTGAAGTAGGTAACTATGAAACAAGCGGTTTTAGAATTGGATTAGGAAATATAAATTCTGCGGTTTATTTTAAACCTTATGATGAAATGATAACACATCCATTTTTAAAAGAAATAAAATTTTTAACCAAATCAGATATTGATAATGCAAAAATTAGAATAAAAATTTTAAGTGTAAATACTGATAATTCTCCTGGAGAAAGCTTAATAGACGAAGAAATTATTGTCTCTGTAAAAAAAGGCAAAAGTAAAAATAAAGTTGATTTAACAGAGTACAGACTTAAGATTCCTTTAGTTGGGTTTTTTATTTCTTTTGAAAAATTACTTATCGAAGATAATAAGCATTATAGTGAATATACTTATAAAGATAATCAAGGGAATAAAGTAACACGTAAATCAATGTCAATTGAACCTGAATTATGTTTTATTCCTATTGAACATGATATTATTTGGCAATCAACAATAAACGGAAATTGGACAAAATCTAAAAAACACATTTTAAAAAATCCAAAGAGTTATGAAAATTTATTAATGAGAAAATATCATGATAAATATTTAGCTCCTTCTATGACTATAACTCTAACCAACTAA
- a CDS encoding GH3 auxin-responsive promoter family protein → MSVKAFAAKLFAKRIHAKTQKWANNPIETQQKVFEELIREATQTQFGKDHDFDSIKSHSDFVQKVPVRDYEGLKHYVDKVVKGEENVLWKGKPLYFAKTSGTTSGAKYIPLTKESMPFHIQAARNAILSYIYETGKADFVSGKMIFLQGSPILEEKNGIKLGRLSGIVAHFVPKYLQKNRMPSWETNCIEDWETKVNAIVEETIKENMSVISGIPSWVQMYFEKLKEKANKPVGEIFKNFNLFIYGGVNYEPYRAKFENLIGRKVDSIELFPASEGFFAYQDSQKEKGMLLLLNSGIFYEFIKADEFFTENPKRFTIGEVELGVNYVLIISTNAGLWAYNIGDTIQFTSLKPYRVIVSGRIKHYISAFGEHVIGKEVESALKEAMEGTDVRVNEFTVAPQITPNEGLPYHEWFIEFENEPTNLEDFALKIDAAMRKQNVYYDDLIVGNVLRTLVITKVPKNGFQDYMKSIGKLGGQNKLPRLSNDRKIAQFFEIKE, encoded by the coding sequence ATGTCAGTAAAAGCTTTTGCGGCTAAGTTATTTGCCAAAAGAATTCACGCCAAAACCCAAAAATGGGCTAATAATCCTATTGAAACCCAACAAAAAGTTTTTGAAGAATTAATCAGAGAAGCAACTCAAACTCAATTTGGAAAAGACCACGATTTTGATTCTATAAAATCCCATTCCGATTTTGTTCAAAAAGTTCCCGTTCGCGATTACGAAGGTTTGAAACATTATGTTGATAAAGTCGTAAAAGGCGAAGAAAATGTACTTTGGAAAGGAAAACCGCTTTATTTTGCTAAAACTTCAGGAACTACTTCGGGAGCTAAATACATTCCATTGACAAAAGAATCGATGCCCTTTCATATTCAAGCGGCTCGAAATGCTATTTTAAGTTACATTTATGAAACTGGAAAAGCGGATTTTGTATCTGGAAAAATGATTTTCTTACAAGGAAGTCCCATTTTAGAAGAAAAAAACGGAATTAAATTGGGAAGATTATCCGGAATTGTAGCGCATTTTGTTCCGAAATATTTGCAAAAAAACCGCATGCCAAGTTGGGAAACCAATTGTATCGAAGATTGGGAAACTAAAGTCAATGCGATTGTAGAGGAAACCATCAAGGAAAATATGTCTGTGATTTCTGGAATTCCGTCTTGGGTGCAAATGTATTTTGAGAAGTTAAAGGAAAAAGCAAACAAACCGGTTGGCGAAATCTTCAAAAACTTCAATTTGTTTATTTATGGTGGTGTCAATTATGAACCCTATAGAGCAAAATTTGAAAATTTAATCGGAAGAAAAGTTGATTCTATTGAATTGTTTCCCGCTTCAGAAGGATTTTTTGCCTACCAAGATTCACAAAAAGAAAAAGGCATGTTACTGTTATTGAATTCCGGAATTTTCTATGAATTCATTAAAGCCGACGAATTTTTCACTGAAAATCCAAAACGCTTTACAATTGGCGAAGTGGAATTAGGCGTTAATTACGTTTTAATAATTTCAACAAATGCCGGACTTTGGGCTTACAATATTGGCGATACGATTCAGTTTACGAGTTTAAAACCGTATCGAGTAATCGTTTCAGGAAGAATCAAACATTATATTTCCGCTTTTGGCGAACACGTTATCGGAAAAGAAGTGGAATCAGCACTAAAAGAAGCAATGGAAGGAACTGATGTTCGCGTAAATGAATTTACAGTTGCGCCACAAATCACACCAAATGAAGGATTGCCATATCACGAATGGTTCATCGAATTTGAAAATGAACCAACCAATTTAGAAGATTTTGCTTTAAAAATCGACGCTGCTATGCGCAAACAAAACGTGTATTATGACGATTTGATTGTTGGGAATGTACTGCGAACATTAGTCATCACAAAAGTTCCAAAAAACGGTTTCCAAGACTACATGAAATCAATAGGCAAATTAGGTGGACAAAATAAATTACCTAGATTAAGTAACGATAGAAAAATTGCACAGTTTTTTGAGATAAAAGAATAA
- the tatA gene encoding twin-arginine translocase TatA/TatE family subunit — MNALTISLGIVGVPQAILIIAIVLLLFGGKKIPELMKGLGGGVKEFKNAMKDDEPKNSKKEEETKEKE, encoded by the coding sequence ATGAATGCATTAACTATATCTTTAGGAATTGTAGGAGTTCCACAAGCAATTTTAATCATAGCAATTGTTTTATTATTATTTGGAGGTAAAAAAATTCCAGAATTAATGAAAGGTCTTGGTGGAGGTGTTAAAGAATTTAAAAACGCCATGAAAGACGATGAGCCTAAAAACTCTAAAAAAGAAGAAGAAACTAAAGAAAAAGAATAA
- the rfbB gene encoding dTDP-glucose 4,6-dehydratase: MKYILVTGGAGFIGANFVPYFIENNSDYHLVNLDLLTYAGNLENVSEVENHARYTFVQGDICDRNFVEELFQKYQFHDVIHFAAESHVDNSISGPEAFIKTNVLGTFNLLDTARKLWMSAPNQYNIGFENSRFHHVSTDEVYGTLGETGLFEETTPYAPNSPYSASKAGSDMIVRSYFHTYGMNVVTTNCSNNYGPKQHNEKLIPTIIRKAVTGENIPIYGDGKNVRDWLYVLDHCKGIELAFKKGKAGETYNIGGRNERNNLYIVDKVCSILDEMKPKASGSYKEQITFVKDRPGHDLRYAIDATKIETELGWKADENFETGIVKTIEWYLKKFSVNEL, translated from the coding sequence ATGAAATATATTTTAGTAACTGGCGGTGCCGGATTTATTGGAGCAAATTTTGTTCCGTATTTTATAGAGAACAATTCAGATTATCATTTAGTAAACTTAGATTTGCTTACCTATGCTGGTAATTTAGAAAATGTATCAGAAGTAGAAAATCATGCTCGATATACATTTGTTCAAGGTGATATTTGCGATCGAAATTTTGTAGAAGAATTATTTCAAAAATATCAGTTTCACGATGTAATTCATTTTGCAGCAGAAAGTCATGTTGATAATTCGATTTCAGGTCCAGAAGCGTTCATTAAAACCAATGTGTTAGGAACGTTTAATTTGTTAGATACAGCAAGAAAACTTTGGATGTCGGCTCCTAATCAATACAACATTGGATTTGAAAATTCACGCTTTCACCATGTTTCTACTGATGAGGTATATGGAACTTTAGGCGAAACGGGTTTGTTTGAAGAAACAACACCATATGCGCCAAATAGCCCATATTCGGCTTCAAAAGCGGGTTCTGATATGATTGTGAGAAGTTATTTTCATACCTATGGAATGAACGTTGTAACCACAAATTGCTCTAACAATTATGGTCCAAAACAACATAATGAAAAGTTGATTCCTACTATTATTCGTAAAGCGGTAACTGGAGAGAATATTCCGATTTATGGCGATGGAAAAAACGTGCGCGATTGGTTATATGTTTTAGATCACTGTAAAGGAATTGAATTGGCTTTCAAAAAAGGAAAAGCTGGTGAAACGTATAATATTGGTGGCAGAAATGAGAGAAACAATTTATATATTGTTGATAAAGTTTGTTCAATTTTAGACGAAATGAAGCCAAAAGCATCAGGAAGTTATAAAGAACAAATCACTTTTGTAAAAGACAGACCAGGACACGATTTAAGATACGCCATCGATGCTACAAAAATCGAAACCGAATTAGGTTGGAAAGCCGATGAAAACTTTGAAACCGGAATTGTAAAAACAATAGAATGGTATTTAAAAAAGTTTAGTGTTAACGAGTTATAG
- a CDS encoding carboxypeptidase-like regulatory domain-containing protein — protein sequence MKEKRLIWIFLIVAQFAFSQIRGVVKDSISGEPISYVNISVENETVGTTSEADGSFSLDIKDEKVLIFSALGFETKKLSSKSEVILLKPKVFELKEVVIEQPKFKKEIEIGNFNKPLGYHISGDLEWSNAKFFKYETTYEQTKFVKKIKITTRSKVNNAKFKIRIFSVNKEGSPEDDLLYEDIIVTVKKGKRKNIIDISNFKLVFPEEGLFIAYEVLKIESNKYEFKYTENKSKKLIKKIYYAPDFECNLVEEQNTYHNRFGKWIKLQRWHNNEIGSKEKYNNKVFEPAINLILTN from the coding sequence ATGAAAGAGAAAAGACTGATTTGGATTTTTTTGATTGTTGCACAGTTTGCGTTTTCACAAATTCGCGGCGTGGTCAAAGACAGTATTTCTGGCGAACCAATTTCGTATGTGAATATTTCGGTGGAGAATGAAACTGTTGGAACCACTTCGGAAGCAGATGGAAGTTTTTCATTGGATATAAAAGACGAGAAAGTATTGATTTTTTCTGCTTTGGGTTTTGAAACAAAGAAATTATCTTCTAAAAGCGAAGTAATTCTACTAAAACCAAAAGTTTTTGAGTTGAAGGAAGTGGTTATTGAACAACCAAAATTTAAAAAAGAAATTGAAATTGGAAATTTTAATAAACCTTTAGGCTATCATATTTCGGGAGATTTAGAATGGTCTAACGCAAAATTCTTTAAATATGAAACCACTTATGAACAAACAAAGTTTGTAAAAAAAATAAAAATTACAACTCGAAGTAAAGTTAATAATGCCAAATTTAAAATTAGAATTTTTAGTGTAAATAAGGAAGGTTCTCCTGAAGATGATTTACTTTATGAGGATATTATTGTAACGGTTAAAAAAGGAAAAAGGAAGAATATAATTGATATTTCAAATTTCAAATTAGTTTTCCCAGAAGAAGGTTTATTTATTGCTTATGAAGTTTTAAAAATTGAAAGCAATAAATATGAATTTAAATATACTGAAAACAAAAGTAAAAAATTAATCAAAAAAATATATTATGCACCTGATTTTGAATGCAATTTAGTTGAAGAACAAAACACATATCATAATAGATTTGGAAAATGGATTAAGTTACAAAGATGGCATAACAATGAAATAGGCTCAAAAGAAAAATACAATAATAAAGTTTTTGAACCGGCAATAAATCTTATACTAACAAATTAA
- a CDS encoding DUF6909 family protein, with amino-acid sequence MKDIKNISRSRAQESSAAIERLYITMRHLFNRGFYKPMGVSGETLREALLSLRPEIYGSIAEEKVELNGLLYVIERLPIGIEECRYINLTSDEGYSNSHFKAIVPPKRRRNCYRIDDEQMNVEITRGRSDIYDILTHLTFIFIESHKIKDRVLIDDEGSVSRDWQKLEIAVKQTKKLSLIDREKAISHAANVLGRTFAEVQDIYDDFATAEAPDRFLHVVYWLGKLAIEEVVDNNKRTITFSPILRERLGHHIYGDIWATTIKEVLLQNDLIDRPIHIISANMHSVMNSLFAEPVLGKKYKNTPEFQIFEDLSSSANKELRKKVEDFALSQGMISLPDASGTNIDVQIFDTAKIDFKKTIFADAKLAKEKPVIIVMDYAFGEQAFETIDELLKPYKTEKKNKIFLNLESVSIMGKAGILEGGKGDIMIPCAHVNEGTADNYPFENELTKEMFEGNGIPVFAGPMITVLGTSLQNRDLLKFFHESTWQAIGLEMEGAYYQKAIQSASKIRKSINPDVKVRYAYYASDNPLETGSTLASGGLGTTGVKPTYLITIKILEQIFNVK; translated from the coding sequence ATGAAAGACATTAAAAACATTTCGCGTTCTAGAGCGCAAGAGTCCTCAGCAGCTATTGAGCGACTGTACATTACCATGAGACATTTATTCAACAGAGGTTTCTATAAGCCAATGGGTGTTTCAGGGGAAACCTTAAGAGAAGCATTATTATCGCTTCGACCAGAAATTTACGGTTCTATAGCCGAAGAAAAAGTAGAACTAAACGGACTTTTATACGTAATTGAACGTTTACCAATTGGAATTGAAGAATGCCGTTACATCAATTTAACTTCAGATGAAGGCTATTCGAATTCGCATTTTAAAGCAATTGTTCCTCCAAAAAGAAGAAGAAATTGTTACCGTATAGATGACGAACAAATGAATGTGGAAATCACAAGAGGACGTTCGGATATTTATGATATTTTGACACATTTAACGTTCATCTTTATCGAATCGCACAAAATTAAAGACCGTGTTTTAATCGATGACGAAGGTTCAGTTTCAAGAGATTGGCAAAAATTAGAAATAGCGGTAAAACAAACTAAAAAATTAAGTCTAATTGACCGTGAAAAAGCAATTTCTCATGCGGCTAATGTCTTAGGAAGAACGTTTGCAGAAGTACAAGATATTTACGATGATTTTGCTACTGCCGAAGCTCCAGATCGATTCTTACACGTTGTGTATTGGTTAGGAAAATTAGCTATAGAAGAAGTTGTTGATAACAATAAAAGAACCATTACTTTTAGTCCCATTTTAAGAGAACGATTAGGTCATCACATTTATGGTGACATTTGGGCAACCACAATTAAAGAAGTATTACTTCAAAACGATTTAATTGATAGACCAATTCATATCATTAGTGCCAATATGCACAGTGTGATGAACTCATTATTTGCAGAACCAGTTTTAGGAAAAAAATACAAAAACACACCTGAATTTCAGATATTTGAGGATTTAAGTAGTTCGGCAAACAAAGAGTTACGCAAGAAAGTGGAAGATTTTGCGTTATCACAAGGAATGATTTCGTTGCCAGATGCATCAGGAACCAATATCGACGTTCAAATTTTTGATACTGCTAAAATTGATTTCAAGAAAACCATTTTTGCAGATGCAAAATTAGCCAAAGAAAAACCGGTTATTATTGTAATGGATTATGCCTTTGGAGAACAAGCTTTTGAGACAATTGATGAGTTATTGAAACCGTATAAAACAGAAAAGAAAAACAAAATATTCTTGAATCTTGAATCAGTTTCTATTATGGGTAAAGCTGGAATTTTAGAAGGAGGAAAAGGCGATATTATGATTCCGTGCGCACATGTAAACGAAGGAACAGCGGATAATTATCCTTTTGAAAATGAATTAACCAAAGAGATGTTTGAGGGGAACGGAATTCCTGTTTTTGCAGGTCCAATGATAACGGTTTTAGGTACATCGCTTCAAAACAGAGATTTATTGAAGTTTTTCCATGAATCAACTTGGCAAGCGATTGGTTTAGAAATGGAAGGCGCGTATTATCAAAAAGCGATTCAATCGGCTTCTAAAATTAGAAAAAGTATTAATCCAGATGTAAAAGTAAGATACGCTTATTATGCATCGGATAATCCATTAGAAACAGGAAGCACTCTAGCATCGGGAGGATTAGGAACAACCGGTGTAAAACCTACGTATTTGATTACGATTAAAATATTAGAACAAATCTTTAACGTAAAATAG
- a CDS encoding carboxypeptidase-like regulatory domain-containing protein, with protein MKYLFFFYLLSISLTAQIRGVVKDSISGEPIPFVNIWVENETIGTMSDADGTFYLEASNQKNIVISVLGYERKVLKGTEVSEVLLRPMTYDLREVVILNKKQSKQIEIGEIKDAIFQSFDNGPKIEAKFFPYKASYNKTKFLKEVTIFTDSRIEDATIKLHFYSVDENGFPGEELLTKDFVVTLKKGVLKHRYSISQFDLVFPENGMFVAYEKLLIESNKTGNKYQPYVLYNYVDRDFFYTYAYGKWSKQSSENSEKISVYEPSINLILTN; from the coding sequence ATGAAATATCTCTTCTTTTTTTACTTACTATCTATTTCTCTTACAGCCCAAATCCGTGGCGTAGTTAAAGACAGTATTTCTGGCGAACCCATTCCGTTTGTGAATATTTGGGTGGAAAATGAAACGATTGGCACTATGTCAGATGCAGATGGAACGTTTTATTTAGAAGCTTCAAACCAAAAAAACATTGTAATTTCAGTATTAGGTTATGAAAGAAAAGTGCTTAAAGGAACCGAAGTATCGGAAGTGTTGTTAAGACCAATGACGTACGATTTAAGAGAAGTGGTTATATTGAATAAAAAACAGTCGAAACAAATTGAAATTGGTGAAATCAAAGATGCTATTTTTCAATCTTTTGATAACGGACCTAAAATCGAAGCAAAGTTTTTTCCTTATAAAGCTTCTTATAATAAAACAAAATTTTTAAAAGAAGTAACCATTTTTACAGATAGTAGAATTGAGGATGCCACTATAAAATTACATTTTTATAGCGTAGACGAAAACGGATTTCCTGGTGAAGAATTACTAACAAAAGACTTTGTTGTAACGCTAAAAAAAGGAGTTCTCAAACACCGTTATTCTATTTCGCAATTTGATTTGGTTTTTCCCGAAAACGGTATGTTTGTTGCATATGAGAAATTGTTGATAGAAAGCAATAAAACAGGCAACAAATATCAACCATATGTGCTTTATAATTATGTAGATAGAGATTTCTTTTATACGTATGCTTACGGAAAATGGAGCAAGCAATCAAGTGAAAATTCAGAAAAAATCAGCGTATATGAACCCTCAATAAACCTGATTTTAACGAACTAA